The nucleotide sequence GGTCGGCGCACCGCGCGCGGCTCATCGTGGCCGGCGTGCCGCACGTCGTCCTCCGGGTCGAGGGCCTCGACAGGTGGCCGCTCGCGCGGATCGCGCCGGCGCTCAGGCGCGACCCGTCGCTCGGGCCGGCGGGAGCCAACATCGATGCCGTCGAAACGGAGAGCGGCGGGGCGGTCCGTGTCCGCACGTGGGAGCGCGGCGTGGAAGGCGAGACGCTGGCGTGCGGCTCGGGAGCGGTCGCGAGCGCGCTTCTCGCGCGGATCCAGGGGGCGGGGGAACGGGTCACCGTCGTTCCGCGGAGCGGGATCCCCCTCGTCGTCGAGCTTCCGGGCGATCCGCGGCGGCCGTCGTCGGCGATCCTCATCGGTGACGCGCGCTTCGTCTTCGAGGGCGCGTTGTCGGAGGAAGGGCTCGGGCCTCCCCCGTGAAACCGGCCTCGCGGCTCAGGAAGGTCCTCGACTGGACCCTCGGCCTCGGGCTCATCGCTCTCGGCATCGTCGGTCTCGTGCTCCCCGGCCTGCAGGGGATCCTCCTGATCCTCGCGGGGCTCGCGGTCCTGAGCAGTCACAGCCCCAGGGCGAGGCGTCTTCTCGACATGCTCAAGGCGAAGGTCAAGGCGGCGAAGGACCGCGTGACCAGAAACAAGGGGACAGGCACTAGTTAGGTTGTTTCAGTCCGGCAGCCCGCGGCGCTTGCGGTCGGCGAGCGTCTCGTCGAACGCCTGCGTCACGATCGTGCGCGCGAACGACGGCTTGGCGGCCGGGTCGAACCGTTGCGCGAGGCCGGGGTCCGCAAGGACGCGATCGACGATGTCCTTCTGCGGCACGAGATCGGTGAACGCTTCCTGCACGCGGCCGCGCGTCCACGCGAGCGTGTCGCGCATCGTGCGTGCTGCGGCGACGTCCTGCGCCGGCCCCCTCGTCGGGACGAGGAACTTGAGATCGTCGCGTACGAGATCGTTCAAGGCACCGATCCATCCGCGGATGTCGGAGTCCTTGCCGTAGGGGTTGCGATCGCCGACCAGCAAGCCGCCGATCGCCATGATCCCCGTCCCCGGGAACTCGACCCAGAGGTCGCCACGAGAGTGCGCGTGCGGCAGCGGATAGAGCAAAACCTTCCGTACCGGGTCGTCGAGCGTGAACGGCCCCGCCGCGTAGAGGACCGGAAGGACGCGCTTCGGCTCCTCCCAGCCGCTCGGATCGGCGGCGCGCGCGCGGAACTCGGCGCCAACGTCGAAATCCTTGTCCTCGAGGCTCGCCCGCGCGCTCGCCGAGGCGACGACGAGCGTCTCCGGCGGGAACGCCGACGCGCCGCCGCACGCCTCCTGGTGCGGATGCGTGAGGACGAGGTAGCGGACCGGCTTCTTGAGGTCGGTCGCGATCGCGGCGAGGAGCGCCTTCGCCGCCGCGGGCGTCGGCTGCGCATCGATGACGAGGAGGCCGTCCGCGCGCTCGACGACGATCGAGTTGGTGCCCTCGAGCCCGGGGGCGGTGTTCCGGTAGACCCGCATGCCGGGGGCGAGGGTCTCGACGTCGAAGTCACCCCGCCGGGCGCCCTCCGGCGCCGCCAGGGACGAGACGCAAGCGATCCCCAGCATCACGGTGGCCGCGGCGACACGCATAGAAGCGCGAATCTACCATCGGGTCACGGACCGGGCTACTCGACCCCGAGCCCTTTCGGCCACGCGATCGCGTAAAGACGGGCGCCGGCGAGGACGCGCTTGACGTAGATCCTCGTCTCGGGAATCGGGATGCGCTCGACGAAGCGCTCGTCGTCGGCGCGGGCGGTCGACCACCGCTCGACGCGCGCCGGGCCGCCGTTGTAGGCCGCGAGCCCCGGCGGGACCGACCCGAAGCGCCGGATGTAGTCCTGGAGATGGGCGCAGCCGAGCCTGAGATTGGTCTCGGGGTCGAAGAGGTCGTCCGGCTTGAAGGGGGCGATCTTGAGACGCGCCGCGAGCTCGGCCCCCACCGCGGGCATGACCTGAAGGAGGCCCCGCGCGCCCGCGGACGAGACGGCGAGCGGATTGAACGCGCTCTCCTGGAGGGCGACCGCGGCGAGGAGCGCCGGTGGAAGCCCGCACTCCTTCGCGGCCTTGGTGATCGCCTCGGCCGACGGCGCGGGGGCGAGGAGGCGCCAGAGCGAGACCGGAACGCGCTCGACGCGTGCGCGGTCACGGTCGCCGATCGCGCGCTGCGCGAACGCCACCGCGTCCGCGAGCGAGCCCGCCTGGCGCGCCGCGGTGGCCGCTTCGGAGGCGACCGTCATGCGCGCCGCGTCGTCGGCGCCGTCGAGCGCCGCACGATACGAGGACGACGCGGCATCCCAGAGTCCGACCGAGGCGAGCTGGCGACCGGCGGCGAGCCATCGACCGGGATTCGTCAGGGGGGCCAGATCGCCGGCGGCCGCCGGTACGGGCGTGCCGAGGCGTTTCGCCGCGAGGATCCCGTAGTAGTGGTTGCCGTAATCGGCCGCGAGGTGCTGCCATGCGTCGCGTGCGGCGGCGGAGCGGCCGCTCGCGTCCGCGATCCGCGCGCGCCAGTAGAGCGCGGTGATCTTGACGCCGTCGGGGGCGTCGGGCCTAGCGAGCGCGCGGGCGAAGCCGGCGTCGGCGTCCACCGTCTTGCCGAGCTCGTACGCGGCCCACCCTTCCCGGAGGAGGGCGAGCGGGTCGGCGTCGTCCCCGGCCGCGAGCCGGTAGCGGCGGTAGGCGTCGAGGGTCGCGGGGCTCGGGACACCCTCGCCGGCCTTCGCGAGATCGAGGAGCGCGTGCTCGCGCCAGGGCGATGCCCCTTGGCGCCCCAAGGTCTGGAGCGCGCTCCGGTAGAGGTCGTACCGGCCGGCGTCGGCGGCGAGCCGCGCCTCGAGGTAGCGCGCGCCGTCCTTCGTTCCGGCGTCTCCGGTCTTGGCGCGCACGAGCGCCGCGCGCGCTTCCGCCGTCCGGCCGAGCTTGAAGAACGCCTCCCCCGCGGCCAGCGACTCGGACGGGGTCGGCGGTGACGGGAGCGCCAGCAGATCCAACGCCTGCTGTGTCCGGTTCTCCTCGACGAGCCGGCGTGCCGCCGTGACGAGCTTCGGGCGATCGGCGGGCTCGAAGCGTGCCGCCGCATCGGGAACCGTTTCCTGGAAGGCGGTCAAGACGAGCGCCGTGTCGTCGGCGGACATCGGCGCGAGCGCGGCCTCGGCGAGGCGGCGGCGGGCGCCCGCGGGATCGCCGTTCGCGGCCAAGAGGCGGGCCGCTTCGACCGTCCCCGACGCGCTCTTCGCGTCATCGAGAACGCGGAGCGCATCTTGCCACCGCCCCTTGGCCACCGCCGATGCGACCACGATCCGCCGCGCGTCGTCGCCCGATGGAAATCCGGGGATCGCCAAGGCGCGTCGCGCGAGATCGCCGGCGCGATCCGCATCGGAGCCGGCGAGGAGCGCCCGCGCGCGGAGCACGAGCGCGAGAGGGGCGAGCGGCTCCGACTCCGGCAGCTCGCGCGGGAGCACTCGGGCGATCTCACCGTCCTTCCCTCGCGCGGCGAGACGGGCCGCCGCGAGAACGCGCGCGCGCGGCTCCCACGCCGGGGCCTTGTAGCGACGAAGGAACGTTGCGATGTCCGCGGTGCCGGCCACGTCGTCGCCCTTCGCATACGCGCGAACCGCGGCCTCGAGAGGCGGCGGCATCGTCCGGGCGTCGTTCCAGCGCACGGTGCGCTTGGCGACCCAGAGCGTTCCGGCGCCGGCGGCGGCGAGGACGAGGATCCCTGTGACGATCAGCGGTCCTCGGCGCATCGGCGGCCTCAGGAGAAGAGCGTCGGGTCTCCGCCGCCGAGCACGTGGACGTAGGCGTCGTCGAGGAGCTTCGCCCCTTCGGCGCCCAGATCGGGGAAGCGCCGCGTGAACGACTCTCGTCCGCGCTTCAGATGCTCGGCGAGGCGGCTCGTCAGATCGCGCTGGCGGCGGCCGAGGACGACCGCCTCTTCGTTGTAGAGCCGGATGTCGGTGGCGACCAGGCGCGCGTAGCGGCGAGCCTCTTCGCGACGCGGGTCGTTCTCGGCCGGGCCTGACGCGGCGACACCGCCCCATGGCGCGAGGGCGGTCGCGGCAGCGGCCGGGACCGCCGCCGCCGCAACGGAGGCGACGACCGGCTCCTCGACGACCGCGACCGGCTCGGGAGGCCGTTCCGCCGGTGCCGTGGTCACGGCGGCATCCCGGGATTTCAGGCGGCGCCAGGCGAGATCGAGCTCGAGCCGGAGGCGCGCCGCCTGGCAGAGGACGGCGAGCGCCGCCGGCGACCAGGGTGTTTCGCCTGCATCCCGCTCGGCGACCAGGATGGCGACGGTCTTCCCCGAGACGCGGAGGGGCAGGCCGACGACTTCCGCGGCCGGCGGCTGGCCGAACGCGGGAGCCGTTTCCCCGTGGACCAGAGAGCGCCACCGGACGTCTTCTTCGGCGGCCAGCGCGGCGAGCCATCCGTCGTCCGAGGGGAGCGAGGTGTCACGCTGGCGGCGGGCCGCGTCGGCCGGATAGCCGATCGAGCTCCAGCCCTTGAAGCGCCCGTCACGGAGGAGGAAGACGGAGGTTTTCGGCGCGCCGGCGGTCGCCCCTTCGAGGAGGGCGCGGAAGATCTCGCCGGGGGAGAGGAAGCTGGCGAGCTCCGCCATTTTGCGGTCGAGAAGCTCGAGAGTGGCGTCTTCGCCTTTCATCGTCGGGGACCTCATGCGGATCTTAACCGCTCTCGCCGGTCGGTTGGCGGAGGGCATCGTCCAACAACGACGCGAACTCCGCAAACCCTTCGAGAAGGCTCTTGACCTCGGGGGCGAGGCGGATCGCACGCGCGAGGTGCTGGATGGCGGCGCGCGGGTCGTCGCCCCGCGCGAGCACCGAGGCGAGGTTCAAGCGGTAGGTGGCGCGGTCCGGGGAGATCGCGACCGCGTGCGCGTAGGCGTCCTTGGCCTCTTCCAGGAGGCCGGCTCCCTCGAGGACGTTGCCGAGGTTGTTCCATCCAGCGTCGTACGAAGGGTCGAGCGCGAGCGCGCGACGGAAGGCATGCGCGGCCTCGGGCTTGCGGTCGGCGAGGACGAGGGCATGACCGTAGTTGTTCCAGGCCTCGTGGTCGGAGACGTCGAGGGTGACCGCGCGGTCGAACGCGACGATCGCATCCGTCACCCGCCCGAGGTCGAGATGGGCGCTCCCGAGGTTGTACCAGACCTCGTGCGACCTCTCGTCGAGCGCTGCCGCCCGCCCGTAGGCCGCGACCGCGCCGCCCGCGTCGCCGCGCGCCGCGCAGGCGAATCCGAGGTTGAACCAAGCCTGGAAGGAAACCGGCTCGAGGTCGATCGCGCGGCGGAAGCAGCGCACCGCCTCGTCGTAGTCCTCACGCCCGGCGTGCGCCGTCGCGAGGTTGAACCAGCACTCGTAGCCTTCGGCCTCGAGGGCGATCGCCCGCTCGTAGGCCTCGATCGCCGCATCGTGCGCCCCGAGGTGCACGTACGCGTTCCCGAGGTTGTTCCAGGCTTCGAAGAGGTCGGGACGAAGCGCCAGCGCGCGCCGGTACGCCGTGACGGCGCCCTGAGCGTCGCCGAGGGCGTCCTCGGCGTTCCCGAGATCGAACCACGCCTCGACGAGCGCGGGGTCGTGCCGGAGCGCCGTCCGCCAGGCGGCGACGGCGCCTTCGAGGTCGCCTCGACCGAAGCGGCCGACCCCTTCCTCGAGGAAGAGAACGGCATCCGCCGCGGCCGGGCTCAGCAGCCCTTGGGACGCGGGTGCGTCACCGGCGAGCTTGATCGGCCGGCGGTTCGGGGGAACCCGATCTGTCGTGGGAATTCTGTGCCGCAAGGCTCGTGAACCTCGGGCTCAGGCCGTTCCCGTAAGACGCCGCTCTTGTACCATGCTGGCCGCGATACGGTCAACGGAGCGGCGATGACGAAGCGAAGAACGCTCGCCTCCGAGCGGGGCATCGACGGAGTCGGCCTCCACTCCGGCGCCCTCGTCCGGATGCGCCTGGTCCCGGCGGCAGCCGGCACGGGCATCGTGTTCGTTCGCACCGATCTCGGCGGCGCGCGCATCGAAGCGACCCTCGACAACGCGGGACCGAGCTTCTATGCGACCGTCCTCGCGAGGGACGGCGCGAGCGTGAGCACGATCGAGCACCTGATGGCCGCGCTCTACGCGCTCCAGGTCGACGACCTCGAGATCCATCTCGATGCCGCCGAGGTTCCGATCCTGGACGGCTCGTCCCGGCCGTTCGTCGCCGCCGTCCGCGAAGCCGGTCTCACGGAGCTCGACGCCGAGCGCGAGTACATCCACGTCGTCAAGCCGATCACCGTGGCACACGACGACAAGCGGATCTCGGTCCATCCGGCTGCCGAGTACCGCGTCACCTACGCGATCGACTTCGATCATCCCGCGCTCGGCTACCAGGAGCTCACGGCGTCCTTGTGGCGCGCCGACCAGTTCGACGACAAGCTCGCCCCGGCGCGGACGTTCACCTTCGAGCACGAGGTCGAGGCGCTTCGCAAGCGCGGGCTCGCCCTCGGCGGATCGCTCGAGAACGCCGTCGTCGTCGGGCCCCAGGGAATCCTGAACCCGCCGCTCCGCTTCGCCGACGAGTTCGTCCGGCACAAGATGCTCGACCTCACCGGCGATCTCTCGCTCCTCGGCCATCCGCTCCTCGGTCACGTCGTCGCCTACCGTGCGGGGCACGACCTCCACGCACGGCTCGCGCGCGCCATCGCCGCATCCACCGGCTCCTGGTACCTCGCGCCCGCGAGCGAGCTTCCGGCGGAGACCTCGCCGTAGTGAAAAAGAGTGTCCGCCGCACCGTCCAGTGGAGCGCGGCGGGTCTCCTCGCGCTCGCCATCCTCTTCGGCGTTTACCGCTCGAGCCTGCGGCTCGCGGACGCCGGGCCGGAGATGGCGAGCAGCCGCCAGTTCCTCTGGGTCCTGACGCTCGCGATCGTCGTCCTTTCGCTCGCGTTCGCCGGGATCCTCATCCGCAACCTCGTCCGTCTCATCGTCGATCGCAAGCGCGGGATCCTCGGCGCGCGCCTGAGGACCAAGCTCGTCTTCTTCTTTCTCGCGCTCGTTCTCGTGCCCGCATTCCTCCTCTCGTTCGGCGCGGGCGCGTTCATCAAGCAGACGGTCGAAGGGCTCCTCCGCACCCCCGTCGAAGGGGTTAGCCGCCAGGCGAAGGAGATCGTCAAGGAGGCCGGGCGGCGGGAGGAGACTCGCCTCGTCGACCACGCGCGCCTGCTCGCCTCGGATCTCGCGACGGTGCCGGAACACGGCGGCGACGCGCGCCGCGTCGCGGCGATCCACTGGCGCCAGCGCGAGGGGTACGACCTCGTCGCGCTCACGGCGAAGGGCGGACTCGACGCGTTCGACGCGGCCGACCGGATCGAGGCTCCCGAGGTGGCGGCCAATGTGCGGGCCGCGGTCCTGAGGCTCGGGACGGCGGCGGCGCGGACCGCCTCGGCGTCGTTCGATTCGGTGCCGCTTCGGGGCAACGTGCTCCTCATCGCCGCAGCGCCGCTCGGCGCGTCCCAGGGAGACCGCGCGGCGGTCGTCGGGACGATCGTCCGGCCCTCCCTAGAGAACCGCGCGAGCGAGATCGACGCCGCCGAGCGCGCGTACCTCCAGTTCCGCGAGGACCGGCGCGATCTCCTCCGTCTCTACTATTCGCTCATCGCCCTCGTCGGGCTGACGATCGTCTTCGTCGCCTCCTGGATCGGCTTCTACCTCTCGCGGCGGATCACCGTTCCGCTCGGCCAGATGGCGGCCGCCTCGCGCGAGATCTCGGAGGGCAACCTCGGCGTGCGGGTCTTGACGAACGTCGGCGACGAGGTGGGTCAGCTCGTCGAGGCGTTCAACGAGATGGCGGGCCAGCTCCAGGAGAGCCGCGAGGTCATCACGCGGAACACCGCCGAGCTCCGGCGCAGCAACGCGGCGCTCGACGAGAGGCGGCGCTACATCGAGACCCTCGTCGCGCAGCTCTCGACCGCGGTCGTCTCGCTCGACCGCCTCGGCGTCGTGAGCACGGCCAACCCCGCGGCGTCGTCGATGCTCGGTCTCTCGCTCGAAGCGGGCCACGATTTCGTCGGCGCTTGTCGCGACGCGGGGCTCGATCCTCTGGCCGCCCTTCTCGACGAGTTCTCGGCGCGCGGGGCGCCCGCCCTGAGGCGCGAGCTTCTCCTCGAGCGCCACGGCTCCTCGATCGCGGTGACCGTCCACGTCTCGCCCTTGAAGGGGAGCGCCGGGAACGACCTCGGGACCCTCGTCATGATCGAGGACCTGACCGACCTCTTGGAGGCGCAGCGGGCGGCGGCGTGGCGTGAGGTCGCGCGGCGGATCGCGCACGAGATCAAGAACCCGCTCACGCCGATCCAGCTCGCCGCGCAGCGCCTGCGCAAGAAGTGGGACGACGGTGCGAACGATCTCGGCGAGGTCGTTCACGACGCGACGGCGACGATCGAGCGCGAGGTCACCGGCCTCAAGTCGCTCGTCGACGAGTTCTCGCTGTACGCGCGGATGCCGGCGCCGAATCCGGAGCCGGTCGACTTCGCGGCGATCGTGCGGTCGGTCGTCGATCTCTACCGGGTGCATCCCGGCATCGCGTGGGCGGTCCACCTGGACGACGCCCTCGGGACCGTCCGCGTCGATCGCGATCAGATCCGGCGGGCGCTCATCAATCTCATCGACAATGCGGTCGCCGCGATGAACGGGAACGGCCCGATCGAGGTGGCGGCGGGACCGGGACCGCGCGAGGGATCGGTGCGGGTCGAGATCGCCGATCGCGGCCCCGGAGTGCCGTCGGTGCTCCGGGAGAAGCTCTTCATCCCGTACTTCTCGACGAAGCCGCGCGGAACGGGGCTCGGCCTCGCGATCGTGCAGCGGATCGTCGTCGAGCACGGCGGCACGATCCGGGTCGAGGACAATCCGGGGGGCGGCGCTCGGTTCGTCGTGGAGCTGCCCGGCGTGAGCCGCCTCGAGCGCGAGGGGGCGGTGCGCGAGGCGACGAGGGGGACGGCGGATGGCGCGTGAGCGGATTCTCGTGGTGGACGACGAGCCTGGCGTCCGGTCGATGCTCGAGGCGATCCTCAAGGACGAAGGGTACGAGGTGACCGCCGTCGGCACCGGCGAGGACGGCACGCGTGCCGCCGAGGACGGCGCGTACGACGCCCTGCTCCTCGACGTGTGGCTGCCGGGGATCGACGGGATCGAGACCTTGGCGCGCCTGCGCGCCAAGGGAGTCGACGCCGAGGTCGTCATGATCTCCGGCCATGGCACGATCGACACCGCGGTCAAGGCGACGAAAGCGGGTGCGTTCGACTTCGTCGAGAAGCCGCTGTCGCTCGAGAAGACCCTCGTCGTCGTGAGGAACGCGCTCCGTCAAAGGCAGCTCGAGCGTCGCAACCGGCAGCTCCTGGCGCAGCTCGCGCGCGACACCGAGATCCTCGGCGACAGCGAAGCGGCGCGCCGCGTCAGGCGGGCGGCCGACGCGGCGGCCGCGTCCGAGGCACCGGTGCTCGTCTGCGGTGAGCCGGGAACGGGCCGGGAGACCGTCGCACGGCGTATCCACTCCGGAAGCGTCCGCAGCGACCAGGCGCTCGTTCACGTCCCGTGCGGGGCGCTCGACGCCGCGACGGGCGGCGCCGCGCTGTTCGGAGGCGGGAACTCCCCCGGGCGTCTCGCGATCGCCGAGCGGGGATCGCTCTTCCTCGAGGACGTCGACGCGCTGCCGGTGGAGCTTCAAGCCCGGGTCGCGTCGTGGATGTCGTCGCATCCGGACGTGCGCGTCCTCGCGTCGGCCGCAACGGACCCCGTCGACCTCGTCGAGCCTCTGCGCTCCCAGGTCGACGTGCTTCGGGTCGTCCTGGCACCGCTCCGCGAGCGGCGGGAGGACATCGGACCTCTCGCGCTCCGGTTCATGAAAGAGCTGGCTCGCGAGTACGGGCGGCCGGAGCGCCGGCTCGCCCCTGACGCCGCCGCGGCTCTCGTCGGCTACGCGTGGCCGGGGAACGTACGCGCGCTCCGCAACGTGATCGAGCGTCTTCTCCTCCTGGCACCGGGGGACGCCGTCCGTCTGGAGGACCTGCCGCCGGAGCTGACCGGGGCGGCGGCGCCGGCGGAGGACCTCTACGGACCGTTCGCGTCGTTGGCCGAGGGCCGGAGGGCGTTCGAACGCTACTTCGTCAGGAGAGCGCTGCGCGAGGCGAACGGCGACGCGTCGCTCGCCGCCGAGCGCGCGGGGATCGAGGAGGACGAGCTGCGGTCGAACCTCGCCTGAGGCTCAGGACGCCCGGGAGCCGGCGCGGGACGCGACGACGAGGGCCCCGGAGACGGCGAGGAACGCGGCGGCGCCGAGGAGTGCCGCCTCGAGCGAGAGAACACCGACCGTCCTCGCGCTGAACGTCTCGGGTGCCGACACCCACGCGAGCGACTGCGCGGTGACCCGGACCCACTGCGCCGCCGAGCCGAAGAGCGAGAGCCAGCCGTCGGTCTCCTCCGGCGTGAAGCGGGGGAGCGACGGCGTCGCGAGATCGAACCGCAGCGAAGGCAGGAGGCGCGCGGCAAGCGCCGCGGCACCGACGACGACGCTCGCGGAGCCAGCGATTTTGAGCCCGCGCCGGACGTTCCGCGCCAAGGGGCTCGGCCACGGGGCGCGATCGGGGAGCGCCGCCATCACGGCCTGGAAGACCCGCTCGTCCACCTCGACCGGATCGCCGAGGTCGTCGAGCGCGCCGGCGAGGCGGGATTCGCGCGCCATGACGATCCGGCACGCGGTGCACGCATGAAGATGACGCGCAAGGCGCAGCGCATCGGCGGGAGCGATCTCGCCCTCGAGGGAAGCGACGATCAGGCTCCGGTGTGAACGACAGCGGCTCACGACGTCACCTCCGCATCGAGGAGGTCCGAGAGCTGCGCCCTCAGGATCTCGCGGGCGCGGAAGATGCGGTTCTTGACGGTGCCGAGCGGAAGGCGCGTGATCCGCGCGATCTCGTCGTAGCGGCAATGCTGCCGGTGCCGGAGGAGGATGAGCTGGCGGTACGACACCGGCAGCTCGGTGATCGCGGCATCGAGACGCGCCTCGAGCTCGCGCAGGCGGAGCATGTCGTCGGGGGTCGGATCGCTGCCGGCCAGGGTAGGCGCCGCGGCGTCTTCCTCGGCCGACGGCCCGCTGAGCGAAAGGGTCCGCGGCTGCTTCCGCCGGAGCTGGTCGATCGAGCTGTTGCTCGCGATCCGGTAGAGCCACGTCGTGAAGCGGTAACGCGGATCGAACGAGTCGAGCGACACGTAGACCTTCATGAAGACTTCTTGCGCGAGGTCCATCGCGAGATCGCGCGAGCCGACGAGCCGGAAGATGTAGTTGACGAGGCCTCGCTGATGTCTGAGGACGAGCGCGCCGAACGCGTCACGGTCGCCCGCGAGCGCTTCGTCGACGAGCCGCTCGTCCGGAAGTCCCGCGAGATCCGCGGTCGTGCTCTTGAGCGCGCCTAATCCCGACTTGGATTTCGTCACCTTCGCCCCTCCGCACCCATTGGTACGCGGCAGCGCTCGAAAAAGTTTCCCGGCACCGTGCTAGGATCCGCGACCGATCTTACGGCCGCTCCTCGCGGCCGGGAAGGGGCTGGTCGTGGAAGCGCCGCGTTTGGGCGAGCGGGCACGCACCAAGCTCCTCCATCTCCTCTCCGACGATCATCCGGACCCGGTGGTTTGGGTGGCTCGCCTCCGGTCGTTCCGCGAGTTCGAGACGGCTCCCGCGTTCGCCAGCGCCGTTCAGGTTCTTTTTCAGCTCGACCTCGACGATGCGGAGGCCGAGCACCTCCTGGAGCACGTCCTCGACCACCGAGCCGCGCTCGTGACGACGCTGGGGCGGGACCCGGGCATTCGCGTCGCCGCGATGGACTATCTGTCGAACGTCGAGAAGCGGTATGCGAACCCGAAGATCGTCGAGATGGAAGAATTTGAGGAAACCGAGCGCTCGGCGCGGACCGATCCTCTGACCGGGCTCGCGAACCGCCGCGTCTTCGACGAAGCGCTCGACCGCGAGATCCGCAGGAGCCGCCGCTACGGCTGGCCCCTGACCGTCGTCATGGCGGACCTCGATCATTTCAAGGTCGTGAACGATTCATTCGGCCATCTCCTCGGCGACCTCGTTCTCGAGCGGGCCGGGGAGGTCCTGCGCCACGCCGTCCGCGAGGCGGACGTCGCGAGCCGGTACGGCGGAGAGGAGTTCGCGATCGTGCTCCCGGAGACGCCGCGGGTCGGAGGCTTCGCGGTCGCGGAGCGGATTCGGTGTCGGATCGCGCGTGCCTTCTCCGAGCGCGGCGTCGGCGGCCACGAGGTCGCCTTGAGCATCTCGTGCGGCCTGGCGACCTACCCGGACGACGGCCTGCACGCGGTCGAGATCGTCGCCCGCGCCGACGAGGCGCTCTACGGCGCGAAGCGCGCGGGACGGAATCGCGTCTGCGTCCATCATCGCGAGAAGCGCGGCGCGTTCCGCTTTCCCCTCAAAGCGACGGCGCTCGTCACGCTGGCGACGAAGGCGTCGCCGGGCGCACAAGCGGTCAACGTCAGCCGGACCGGCGCGCTCGTCGCCGGCGCGGCCGGTCTCGGCGTCGACGACCCCGTCGCGCTGCGATGGAGCGCGGGCTTCGAGGTCGAAGGGCGCGTGACGCGCGTCGACGGCACCACCGCCGGGATCGCGTTCGATCATCCGGTCGCGGAAGAGCGCGTGATGGAGCACGTCTCGCTCGCGCGTCCTCTCTCTCGCGCCGGCCGGCGGGCCCGCCGTTGATCACACGCGAAGACGCGGTGCGTCTCAAGGACCAGCTCCTCGGCCTGCTCGCGGAGGACTCCCAGAACGCCGAGCGTCTCCTGGCGAGGCTCGACGGGATCGGCCGCGAAACGGGGATCCTCGCGCACGCGGCTCTGCTCCTCCTCCTGACGGGGCTCGCGTTCGACGAGGACGAGGCGCGCGCGCATTGGGAAGCGATCCTCGAGCACCGGCACGGCCTCTCGCTCGCGCTCGGGCGCGATGCGGGACTCAGGACGGCGGTCCTCGACTACTTCATCAACGTCAACCGGCGTCTCGCCCGGCCGACCCTCATCGACGTCGCCATGGAGCGGTCCGCTTCCGGGGGAATCGACGATCTCACCGGCCTCTCGACCGACCGTCCGTTCCGTTCGGCGGTCCAGAGCGAGCTCCGGCGGGCCAAGCGCTACGGTCATCCGGTCGCCGTCGTCCTGTTCGACATCGACGGCTTCGCGGCGGTCAACGAGCGGGCGGGAACCCTCGTCGGCAACCGCCTGCTGCGCGAGGCGGCGATGGTGCTCGGGAACAAGATCCGGGACATCGATCTCGCGGCGCATCCCGGCGAGGACGAGCTCGCGGTCCTCCTCCCGCAGACCGATCGGAACGGCGCGTTCCTCGTCGCGGAGCGCTTCCGTCGCGAGCTCGAGGCGCACTTCCGCAAGCGCGATGCGAACGGCCGGCCGGCCGACCTCACCGTCTCGGGCGGTGTGGCGTCGTATCCCGAAGACGCGCTCGACGCGGAGGCGCTCATGGCCCGTGCGGCCCAGGCCCTGTATCAGGCGAAGGCCGCGGGAAAGAACGCCATCGTCGTCC is from Candidatus Polarisedimenticolaceae bacterium and encodes:
- a CDS encoding ATP-binding protein, with product MKKSVRRTVQWSAAGLLALAILFGVYRSSLRLADAGPEMASSRQFLWVLTLAIVVLSLAFAGILIRNLVRLIVDRKRGILGARLRTKLVFFFLALVLVPAFLLSFGAGAFIKQTVEGLLRTPVEGVSRQAKEIVKEAGRREETRLVDHARLLASDLATVPEHGGDARRVAAIHWRQREGYDLVALTAKGGLDAFDAADRIEAPEVAANVRAAVLRLGTAAARTASASFDSVPLRGNVLLIAAAPLGASQGDRAAVVGTIVRPSLENRASEIDAAERAYLQFREDRRDLLRLYYSLIALVGLTIVFVASWIGFYLSRRITVPLGQMAAASREISEGNLGVRVLTNVGDEVGQLVEAFNEMAGQLQESREVITRNTAELRRSNAALDERRRYIETLVAQLSTAVVSLDRLGVVSTANPAASSMLGLSLEAGHDFVGACRDAGLDPLAALLDEFSARGAPALRRELLLERHGSSIAVTVHVSPLKGSAGNDLGTLVMIEDLTDLLEAQRAAAWREVARRIAHEIKNPLTPIQLAAQRLRKKWDDGANDLGEVVHDATATIEREVTGLKSLVDEFSLYARMPAPNPEPVDFAAIVRSVVDLYRVHPGIAWAVHLDDALGTVRVDRDQIRRALINLIDNAVAAMNGNGPIEVAAGPGPREGSVRVEIADRGPGVPSVLREKLFIPYFSTKPRGTGLGLAIVQRIVVEHGGTIRVEDNPGGGARFVVELPGVSRLEREGAVREATRGTADGA
- a CDS encoding sigma-54 dependent transcriptional regulator encodes the protein MARERILVVDDEPGVRSMLEAILKDEGYEVTAVGTGEDGTRAAEDGAYDALLLDVWLPGIDGIETLARLRAKGVDAEVVMISGHGTIDTAVKATKAGAFDFVEKPLSLEKTLVVVRNALRQRQLERRNRQLLAQLARDTEILGDSEAARRVRRAADAAAASEAPVLVCGEPGTGRETVARRIHSGSVRSDQALVHVPCGALDAATGGAALFGGGNSPGRLAIAERGSLFLEDVDALPVELQARVASWMSSHPDVRVLASAATDPVDLVEPLRSQVDVLRVVLAPLRERREDIGPLALRFMKELAREYGRPERRLAPDAAAALVGYAWPGNVRALRNVIERLLLLAPGDAVRLEDLPPELTGAAAPAEDLYGPFASLAEGRRAFERYFVRRALREANGDASLAAERAGIEEDELRSNLA
- a CDS encoding zf-HC2 domain-containing protein; translated protein: MSRCRSHRSLIVASLEGEIAPADALRLARHLHACTACRIVMARESRLAGALDDLGDPVEVDERVFQAVMAALPDRAPWPSPLARNVRRGLKIAGSASVVVGAAALAARLLPSLRFDLATPSLPRFTPEETDGWLSLFGSAAQWVRVTAQSLAWVSAPETFSARTVGVLSLEAALLGAAAFLAVSGALVVASRAGSRAS
- a CDS encoding sigma-70 family RNA polymerase sigma factor, yielding MTKSKSGLGALKSTTADLAGLPDERLVDEALAGDRDAFGALVLRHQRGLVNYIFRLVGSRDLAMDLAQEVFMKVYVSLDSFDPRYRFTTWLYRIASNSSIDQLRRKQPRTLSLSGPSAEEDAAAPTLAGSDPTPDDMLRLRELEARLDAAITELPVSYRQLILLRHRQHCRYDEIARITRLPLGTVKNRIFRAREILRAQLSDLLDAEVTS
- a CDS encoding GGDEF domain-containing protein translates to MEAPRLGERARTKLLHLLSDDHPDPVVWVARLRSFREFETAPAFASAVQVLFQLDLDDAEAEHLLEHVLDHRAALVTTLGRDPGIRVAAMDYLSNVEKRYANPKIVEMEEFEETERSARTDPLTGLANRRVFDEALDREIRRSRRYGWPLTVVMADLDHFKVVNDSFGHLLGDLVLERAGEVLRHAVREADVASRYGGEEFAIVLPETPRVGGFAVAERIRCRIARAFSERGVGGHEVALSISCGLATYPDDGLHAVEIVARADEALYGAKRAGRNRVCVHHREKRGAFRFPLKATALVTLATKASPGAQAVNVSRTGALVAGAAGLGVDDPVALRWSAGFEVEGRVTRVDGTTAGIAFDHPVAEERVMEHVSLARPLSRAGRRARR